In Desulfomicrobium apsheronum, a single window of DNA contains:
- a CDS encoding anthranilate synthase component I family protein codes for MITLPQQGTWLPADTQTPISLYLTLVREKQGFLLESTEVDGRLGRYSLIGWDFRLILSCASGKLDVQSYDPRLHGLKEFSGQDYVSGLRACLAELTVTGPENLGPLPAVTRSVCGYMAYNMGGIFEPALADKLPPEEARSIMVLPGKVILFDHLHHRCCYLTLDSSTNLNGCQRPSTPAPPVVGAITTTPNQDEFLRRVGRAKELITQGEAIQIVLSTRFSAPFSGSAFELYRRLRQINPSPYTFFMSFGDLTIMGSSPELLIRCEDGLLQLRPIAGTRVRGATEAEDQALAEELLGDEKERAEHVMLVDLGRNDLGRIAAPGTVHVDKYMQVERFSHVMHLTSYLSAQLAEGLDAIDVLKAGFPAGTVSGAPKIRAMQIIADEEKLDRGPYAGGIGWIGLDQGQVNLDTGITIRSLWVENGQINWQAGAGLVFDSDPEKEWQECHNKARAILKAITSTGGGDDFTDRQL; via the coding sequence ATGATCACCCTACCCCAACAGGGGACCTGGCTCCCGGCGGACACACAGACGCCCATCTCCCTGTATCTGACGCTGGTGCGCGAAAAGCAGGGTTTTCTCCTTGAGAGCACCGAAGTGGACGGACGGCTGGGCCGTTACAGCCTCATCGGCTGGGATTTTCGGCTGATCCTGTCCTGCGCCTCCGGCAAGCTCGACGTCCAGAGCTACGACCCGCGTCTGCACGGCCTGAAGGAATTCAGCGGCCAGGATTACGTGTCCGGACTACGCGCCTGCCTGGCCGAACTGACCGTCACCGGCCCCGAAAATCTGGGCCCGCTTCCGGCGGTGACCAGGAGCGTTTGCGGCTACATGGCCTACAACATGGGCGGCATCTTCGAGCCGGCGCTGGCCGACAAGCTGCCGCCCGAGGAAGCGCGCTCCATCATGGTCCTGCCGGGCAAGGTCATCCTCTTCGACCATCTGCACCACCGTTGCTGCTATCTGACGCTGGATTCATCCACCAACCTGAACGGCTGCCAGCGTCCGAGCACGCCTGCCCCGCCGGTCGTCGGAGCCATCACCACCACGCCGAACCAGGACGAATTCCTGCGCCGCGTGGGACGGGCCAAGGAACTTATCACCCAGGGCGAGGCCATCCAGATCGTGCTCTCGACCCGCTTCAGCGCCCCGTTTTCCGGCTCCGCCTTCGAGCTTTACAGACGGCTGCGCCAGATCAACCCATCCCCGTACACCTTCTTCATGTCCTTCGGGGACCTGACCATCATGGGCTCGTCTCCGGAACTTCTCATCCGCTGCGAAGACGGTCTCCTGCAATTGCGACCCATCGCCGGGACCCGCGTGCGCGGCGCCACCGAGGCCGAGGATCAGGCCCTGGCCGAGGAGCTGCTGGGCGACGAGAAGGAGCGGGCCGAACACGTCATGCTCGTGGATCTGGGGCGCAACGACCTCGGGCGCATCGCCGCCCCCGGCACGGTGCACGTCGACAAGTACATGCAGGTCGAGCGCTTCTCCCATGTCATGCACCTGACCTCCTACCTTTCGGCGCAACTGGCCGAGGGCCTGGACGCCATCGACGTCCTCAAAGCCGGGTTCCCGGCCGGAACGGTCTCCGGAGCGCCCAAGATCCGGGCCATGCAGATCATCGCGGACGAAGAAAAGCTCGATCGCGGCCCCTATGCCGGCGGCATCGGCTGGATCGGCCTGGACCAGGGGCAGGTCAACCTGGATACCGGCATCACCATCCGCTCCCTGTGGGTGGAAAACGGCCAGATCAACTGGCAGGCGGGCGCGGGGCTGGTCTTCGATTCGGACCCCGAAAAGGAATGGCAGGAGTGCCACAACAAAGCCAGAGCGATTTTGAAAGCCATTACCAGCACCGGAGGCGGAGATGATTTTACTGATAGACAACTTTGA
- a CDS encoding HAD-IIB family hydrolase translates to MPFVSSCPESGFNIRALESLFADRMPRLAHMRDAASFAKDLSGSFSLPADHARLLIRSALLHDIGYASALRRFEYHALNGALFLEEKGEHPWVVEGVLRHSQADRKGGRLPLVSEHYASRPPLAEADWLVRAVTVADWRAAGVGKRVSFARRFEDIATRNPDNPGKVRQAAAMVNEVRDSFLEWARDMATERRPLPWVFCDVDNTLIRPGDGLSDANKAAVKAYVAAGGAFSVATGKHPLSIAPLVLQLGLNTTQVAGNGSCLLDGNGITVLDELREAEGALRAALESRGLPIAVYRPQGIETGGQWPASLDEIFDRYGEIRPSRTRLPGAALKILCIVDGDDLRREEELRLLAAELGVDCCRSDRHFLEFLPKQGNKGQAARTVMERAQWPVLHSLAVGDTENDELLFALCGACAAVANAGEWTRRGADWTIGQCADNGVGVFLDRLRLGSGWAGLRSGMTF, encoded by the coding sequence ATGCCTTTCGTTTCGTCTTGCCCCGAGTCGGGTTTCAATATCCGTGCCCTTGAGTCCCTTTTTGCCGATCGCATGCCGCGTCTTGCGCACATGCGCGACGCCGCGTCCTTTGCCAAGGATCTGTCGGGCAGCTTTTCCCTGCCGGCGGATCATGCGCGACTGCTGATCCGTTCAGCGCTGCTGCACGACATCGGGTACGCCTCAGCGCTGCGCCGCTTCGAATACCATGCCCTCAACGGGGCACTGTTCCTGGAAGAGAAGGGCGAACATCCATGGGTGGTGGAGGGAGTGCTGCGTCATTCCCAAGCGGACAGGAAGGGCGGGCGGCTTCCTCTCGTGAGCGAACATTACGCCAGTCGGCCGCCGCTGGCCGAGGCGGATTGGCTGGTGCGGGCCGTGACCGTGGCCGATTGGCGCGCAGCCGGTGTGGGTAAGCGGGTTTCCTTTGCGCGGCGCTTCGAGGATATCGCCACGCGCAACCCGGACAATCCCGGGAAGGTGCGGCAGGCGGCAGCCATGGTGAACGAGGTGCGGGACTCGTTTTTGGAGTGGGCGCGGGACATGGCCACGGAACGCCGCCCTCTGCCCTGGGTTTTTTGCGATGTGGACAACACGCTCATCCGTCCCGGGGACGGGCTCTCGGATGCAAACAAGGCGGCGGTCAAAGCCTATGTGGCGGCGGGCGGAGCCTTTTCCGTGGCCACGGGCAAGCATCCTTTGAGCATCGCCCCTCTGGTATTGCAGTTGGGGCTGAACACCACCCAGGTGGCGGGCAACGGGTCCTGTCTGCTGGACGGGAACGGGATAACCGTCCTTGACGAGCTAAGGGAGGCGGAGGGGGCCCTGCGCGCCGCCCTTGAGAGCAGGGGGCTGCCCATCGCCGTGTATCGCCCGCAGGGCATCGAGACGGGAGGGCAGTGGCCGGCATCCCTGGATGAGATTTTCGACCGTTACGGCGAGATTCGCCCCTCGCGGACGCGTTTGCCGGGCGCGGCGCTGAAGATTCTGTGCATTGTGGATGGTGATGATCTTCGGCGTGAGGAAGAGCTGCGCCTTCTGGCCGCAGAGCTGGGCGTGGATTGTTGCCGCAGCGACCGGCATTTTCTGGAATTTCTACCCAAGCAGGGGAACAAGGGACAGGCTGCCCGCACCGTCATGGAACGGGCTCAGTGGCCGGTTTTACATTCCCTGGCCGTGGGCGACACGGAAAATGACGAGCTGCTCTTTGCCCTGTGCGGAGCTTGCGCCGCCGTGGCCAACGCCGGGGAATGGACACGGCGTGGCGCGGACTGGACCATCGGACAGTGCGCGGACAACGGTGTTGGAGTGTTTTTGGACCGGCTGCGTCTCGGTTCGGGCTGGGCCGGACTGCGCTCGGGCATGACCTTCTGA
- the pheA gene encoding prephenate dehydratase yields MSASTQRLTEIRTQIDDLDEQLLGLLNRRASLSREVGQLKSDSLDIVFKPFREKEVLNRLNALSPGILPEDHLRAIYREILSSSRRLQQPQTVAYLGPEGTFTHLAGLEYLGRSMDFSPCPTLHDVFLTVASRKADLGVIPLENSLQGSVGQSLDLFLQYNVYIHAELFSRISHALLATNADLASVRTVYSHPQALAQCSGWLRTNVPQAVVVPTESTAAAAAQAEREGKGSAAIGHPRLVERYGLKAVALDIQDLPDNWTRFLVIGPTPTVGSSRDKTSLLFTTPDRPGALAAILNLLADQGLNLTKLESRPLKGEKWKYVFFMDVECDLSQEQYENTIKHLTSLCHTMRVLGSYPTGPHLYGAGITQESS; encoded by the coding sequence ATGAGTGCGTCCACGCAGCGTCTGACCGAGATCCGGACCCAGATCGACGACCTGGACGAACAGCTCCTGGGCCTGCTCAACAGACGCGCCTCCCTGAGCCGCGAGGTCGGCCAGCTCAAGTCCGATTCCCTGGACATCGTCTTCAAGCCCTTTCGCGAAAAGGAAGTCCTGAACCGGCTGAACGCGTTAAGCCCCGGCATCCTGCCCGAAGATCACCTGCGCGCCATCTACCGCGAAATCCTGTCCTCCTCGCGCCGCCTGCAGCAGCCCCAGACCGTGGCCTACCTCGGCCCCGAGGGAACCTTCACGCATCTGGCGGGTCTTGAATACCTTGGCCGCTCCATGGACTTCTCGCCCTGCCCTACCCTGCATGACGTCTTTTTGACCGTGGCCTCGCGCAAGGCCGACCTTGGCGTGATCCCGCTTGAGAATTCCCTGCAGGGCAGCGTCGGCCAGAGCCTGGACCTCTTCCTGCAATACAATGTCTATATCCACGCCGAACTTTTCAGCCGCATAAGCCACGCGCTGCTGGCCACGAACGCCGATCTGGCCTCGGTGCGCACGGTCTATTCCCACCCCCAGGCCCTGGCCCAATGCTCTGGCTGGCTGCGCACCAACGTACCCCAGGCCGTCGTTGTCCCCACCGAGAGCACCGCAGCGGCGGCAGCCCAGGCCGAGCGCGAGGGCAAAGGCTCCGCCGCCATCGGCCATCCGCGTCTGGTGGAGCGCTATGGACTCAAGGCCGTGGCCCTGGACATCCAGGACCTGCCCGACAACTGGACCCGATTTCTGGTCATCGGCCCCACACCGACGGTGGGCAGCAGCCGCGACAAGACCTCGCTCCTGTTCACCACCCCGGACCGCCCCGGAGCCCTGGCCGCCATCCTGAATCTCCTGGCCGATCAGGGGCTCAACCTGACCAAACTGGAATCACGGCCGCTCAAGGGCGAAAAATGGAAATACGTATTCTTCATGGACGTGGAGTGCGACCTGTCCCAGGAGCAGTACGAAAACACCATAAAGCATCTGACCAGCCTCTGTCACACCATGCGCGTGCTCGGCAGCTATCCTACGGGCCCGCATCTCTACGGCGCGGGCATAACCCAGGAGTCATCATGA
- the trpD gene encoding anthranilate phosphoribosyltransferase, producing the protein MNTISHILEYLTTGGDLSGIQAKEAFDLLLTGAVSPVQAGAFLMGLRAKGETAAELSAAVDAALGQARLIPGLSGKRIDTCGTGGDGQQSFNCSTAVSFFLADMGYQVVKHGNRAVSSKCGSADVVEDLGYPLVTDPEAVRDELARRNFVFLFAPHFHPAFRHVGPVRQQLGVRTIFNLMGPLLNPALPTHQILGVPDFRFAPMIAQVLASRKGLERAAIVHGAGGFDELTPCGPGQVIFVEHGKIREAIIDPADFGLSTCVPRALACDSKEDALKLQRQVLAGQGPKSLKGMVTLNLGVALFLLEDDLPLELAMEMAQTKVEQGLQSGALHA; encoded by the coding sequence ATGAACACCATCAGCCATATTCTTGAATATCTGACCACGGGCGGCGATCTTTCCGGCATTCAGGCCAAGGAGGCTTTCGACCTCCTGCTGACCGGCGCGGTTTCCCCGGTGCAGGCCGGGGCCTTTCTGATGGGTCTGCGGGCCAAGGGCGAAACCGCCGCCGAACTCTCGGCCGCCGTGGATGCAGCCCTGGGACAGGCCCGGCTCATCCCCGGACTCTCGGGCAAACGTATCGACACCTGCGGCACGGGCGGAGACGGACAACAGAGCTTCAACTGCTCCACGGCAGTGTCCTTTTTCCTGGCCGACATGGGCTATCAGGTCGTCAAGCACGGCAACCGCGCCGTGTCGAGCAAATGCGGCAGTGCCGACGTGGTCGAGGATCTGGGATATCCTCTGGTCACGGACCCCGAGGCGGTCAGGGACGAACTCGCACGGCGCAATTTCGTCTTCCTCTTCGCCCCGCATTTCCATCCAGCCTTCAGACATGTCGGTCCGGTGCGGCAGCAGCTGGGCGTGCGCACCATCTTCAACCTCATGGGCCCGCTTCTGAACCCTGCCCTGCCCACCCACCAGATCCTCGGCGTGCCGGATTTTCGTTTCGCACCCATGATCGCCCAGGTGCTGGCATCCAGAAAAGGCCTTGAACGCGCAGCCATCGTCCATGGCGCGGGCGGATTCGACGAACTGACGCCCTGCGGACCCGGCCAGGTCATCTTCGTCGAGCACGGCAAGATCCGCGAGGCGATCATCGACCCTGCGGATTTCGGCCTCTCCACCTGCGTCCCGAGGGCCCTGGCCTGCGACAGCAAGGAGGATGCGCTGAAGCTCCAGCGCCAGGTCCTGGCCGGACAGGGCCCAAAATCCCTCAAGGGCATGGTCACCCTGAACCTGGGCGTGGCCCTTTTCCTGCTGGAAGACGATCTCCCCCTGGAACTGGCCATGGAAATGGCCCAGACCAAAGTGGAGCAGGGGCTCCAAAGCGGAGCGCTCCATGCTTGA
- the aroA gene encoding 3-phosphoshikimate 1-carboxyvinyltransferase — protein MNPAIHITAPSSKSLSHRALICAALATGESLLEGVLDSQDLTRTAECLRLLGATIEPREDKLFVHGIGAATRPEASEPVSMNVGESGTTCRLMAAVVTAIPGIYRIFGEGRMHDRPVSHLTDALTRQGVRVTFEEKDGYPPLVMSSPGLSGGEVTINLEQSSQYLSGLLLAAPLATAATTIRLIGKSVASWPYVALTLDTMARFGVPVILERRILDDWQPCVHAEAANLPPTDIRLIVHPAPYRAGAMRVEGDWSNASYFLAAGAVGVAPVRISGLNPSSAQGDRFMLEILARMGARIEWTDDAVTVFPSALHGVHVDMNACPDIVPTVAAMAAFATGETVISGAAHLTLKECDRIQGPVTELSKAGVNIEARPDGMVIRGNGGLLPREVDMLTHGDHRMAMSFAILELGGIGVHLDNPSCVAKSFPGFWDVWAKVRLGNGFGAAHEA, from the coding sequence ATGAACCCGGCCATCCACATCACCGCGCCTTCATCCAAGTCCCTTTCGCATCGGGCGCTCATCTGCGCGGCCCTGGCGACAGGCGAATCGCTGCTTGAAGGCGTGCTCGACAGCCAGGACCTGACCCGCACCGCCGAGTGTCTGCGCCTGCTCGGCGCGACGATCGAACCCCGGGAAGACAAGCTTTTCGTGCACGGCATCGGCGCGGCGACGCGGCCAGAAGCATCCGAACCGGTCTCCATGAACGTCGGCGAGTCCGGTACCACCTGCCGGCTCATGGCCGCCGTGGTCACGGCCATCCCCGGCATTTACCGCATTTTCGGCGAGGGCCGCATGCACGACCGTCCCGTCTCGCACCTGACCGACGCCCTGACCCGCCAGGGAGTGCGCGTCACCTTCGAGGAAAAGGACGGCTACCCGCCCCTGGTCATGTCCAGCCCCGGCCTTTCCGGCGGCGAGGTGACCATCAATCTGGAACAGAGCAGCCAGTACCTCTCGGGCCTGCTCCTGGCCGCGCCCCTGGCGACCGCAGCGACGACCATCCGGCTGATCGGCAAGTCCGTGGCCTCCTGGCCCTATGTCGCCCTGACCCTCGACACCATGGCCCGCTTCGGCGTGCCCGTGATCCTGGAGCGCCGGATCCTCGACGACTGGCAGCCGTGCGTCCACGCCGAGGCCGCAAACCTGCCCCCCACGGACATCCGTCTCATCGTCCATCCGGCGCCCTACCGCGCCGGAGCCATGCGCGTGGAAGGCGACTGGTCCAATGCATCCTACTTTCTGGCGGCCGGGGCCGTTGGCGTCGCTCCGGTGCGCATTTCCGGGCTGAACCCATCCTCGGCCCAGGGCGACCGCTTCATGCTTGAAATCCTGGCCCGCATGGGAGCACGCATCGAATGGACCGATGACGCGGTCACGGTTTTTCCATCCGCGCTGCACGGCGTGCATGTGGATATGAACGCCTGCCCCGATATCGTACCCACGGTTGCGGCCATGGCCGCCTTCGCCACCGGGGAAACGGTCATCTCCGGCGCCGCGCATCTGACCCTGAAGGAATGCGACCGCATCCAGGGCCCGGTCACGGAACTGTCCAAGGCAGGCGTGAACATTGAGGCCCGGCCCGACGGCATGGTCATTCGGGGCAACGGCGGCCTCCTGCCGCGCGAGGTGGACATGCTCACCCACGGCGATCACCGCATGGCCATGAGCTTCGCCATTCTCGAACTGGGCGGCATCGGCGTTCACCTCGACAACCCGTCCTGCGTGGCCAAATCCTTTCCCGGATTCTGGGACGTCTGGGCCAAGGTTCGCCTTGGCAACGGTTTTGGAGCAGCTCATGAGGCTTAG
- a CDS encoding anthranilate synthase component II produces MILLIDNFDSFTFNLVQVFQSLGASPLVLRNNEPEILTLATDPRLQGAIISPGPSHPRNTGLCLKFLDLVPRNVPILGVCLGHQTLSHHSGVTVGSAQRIMHGKTSNIRHDGTGLFEGVQNPMQIGRYHSLAVHGEGALPFTVTARTEDNEIMALAFKDRPWVGVQFHPESVLTPEGPKLLSNFLKMCNIQAE; encoded by the coding sequence ATGATTTTACTGATAGACAACTTTGACTCGTTTACTTTCAACCTGGTTCAGGTTTTCCAGTCTTTGGGCGCAAGCCCCTTGGTGCTTCGTAACAACGAGCCGGAAATCCTGACCCTGGCCACGGACCCGCGCCTTCAAGGCGCGATCATCTCCCCCGGCCCGAGCCATCCGCGCAACACGGGGCTGTGCCTTAAGTTTCTCGATCTGGTGCCACGCAACGTCCCGATCCTTGGCGTATGTCTCGGACATCAGACCCTGTCGCATCACAGCGGCGTGACCGTGGGTTCGGCCCAGCGGATCATGCACGGCAAGACTTCAAACATCCGGCACGACGGGACCGGGCTTTTCGAAGGGGTGCAAAACCCGATGCAGATCGGCCGCTACCATTCCCTGGCCGTACATGGGGAGGGGGCCCTGCCCTTCACCGTCACCGCCCGCACCGAAGACAATGAGATCATGGCCCTGGCCTTCAAGGACCGCCCCTGGGTCGGCGTGCAGTTCCACCCCGAATCCGTGCTCACGCCGGAAGGGCCGAAGCTGCTGAGCAACTTCCTGAAAATGTGCAACATCCAAGCGGAGTAA
- a CDS encoding prephenate dehydrogenase/arogenate dehydrogenase family protein gives MRLSPASPIVIIGAKGQMGARFAQRFRKAGNPVTEFDHPLDLAALPEAVRKAALVLLCVPITAVKEVTQAIAPHLTQDCILADICSVKVQPLREMLALTTTPVVGTHPLFGPGTLDAELRIAVTVGRDQAASDNLSDCFRSLGFSPFNTTADEHDQAMAYIQGLNFVTTVAYLCASPLENGIERFFTPSFGRRMEAATKMITQDAPLFSTMFEANPHSLEAVRIFRSYLNVAAGGDLELLSQKALWWWRKQHDAGGPAS, from the coding sequence ATGAGGCTTAGCCCGGCATCGCCCATCGTGATCATCGGCGCCAAGGGGCAGATGGGCGCACGGTTTGCGCAACGCTTTCGCAAGGCGGGAAATCCCGTCACGGAATTCGACCATCCGCTGGACCTTGCCGCCCTGCCGGAAGCCGTGCGCAAAGCCGCGCTGGTCCTCTTGTGCGTGCCCATCACGGCAGTGAAGGAGGTCACCCAGGCCATAGCGCCGCATCTGACGCAGGATTGCATCCTGGCCGACATCTGCTCGGTCAAGGTCCAGCCCCTGCGCGAAATGCTGGCGCTGACCACGACGCCCGTGGTCGGCACCCATCCACTTTTCGGGCCCGGGACACTTGACGCGGAACTGCGTATTGCCGTAACCGTGGGACGTGACCAAGCGGCAAGCGATAATCTATCAGACTGCTTCCGCTCGCTGGGATTCTCCCCATTCAACACCACGGCCGATGAGCATGACCAAGCCATGGCCTACATCCAAGGACTCAACTTCGTGACCACCGTCGCTTATCTCTGTGCTTCCCCTCTGGAAAACGGAATCGAGCGTTTCTTCACGCCCTCGTTTGGGCGACGCATGGAGGCGGCCACGAAAATGATCACCCAGGACGCTCCCCTCTTCTCCACCATGTTCGAAGCAAATCCGCACAGCCTTGAGGCCGTGCGCATATTCCGTTCATACCTGAACGTCGCCGCCGGCGGCGATCTGGAACTCTTGAGCCAGAAGGCTCTTTGGTGGTGGCGCAAGCAGCATGACGCAGGGGGACCCGCTTCCTGA
- a CDS encoding 2-amino-3,7-dideoxy-D-threo-hept-6-ulosonate synthase, giving the protein MNMGKSVRLERIFNRNTGRSIIVPLDHGTTVGPIQGLVDLRSTVNKVAEGGANAVLMHKGLPRCSHRGHGRDVGLIIHLSASTTLSPFPNAKILVGTVEDGIKLGADAVSVHLNLGDESERDMLRDMGQVASKCAEWGMPLLAMVYARGPKVKSEWDPATVAHCARLAEELGADVIKVVYTGDPESFSRVTEGCCIPIVIAGGPRMDSPRDIIQMAHDSISAGGAGLSMGRNIFQAEDPTRLVQALHAVVHMDYSVEQALALLEEPKL; this is encoded by the coding sequence ATGAACATGGGAAAAAGCGTCAGGCTGGAAAGGATCTTCAACCGCAACACAGGCCGCAGCATCATCGTGCCCCTGGACCACGGAACCACCGTCGGCCCCATCCAGGGTCTGGTGGATCTGCGCTCCACGGTGAACAAGGTAGCCGAGGGCGGCGCCAACGCGGTGCTCATGCACAAGGGTCTGCCGCGCTGTTCGCACCGGGGTCATGGCCGCGACGTGGGCCTCATCATCCATCTGTCGGCCAGCACCACCCTCTCTCCCTTCCCCAACGCCAAGATCCTGGTCGGGACGGTCGAAGACGGAATCAAGCTCGGCGCCGACGCGGTGTCCGTGCACCTCAACCTCGGTGACGAGTCCGAACGCGACATGCTGCGCGACATGGGCCAGGTCGCCTCCAAATGCGCCGAATGGGGCATGCCGCTCCTGGCCATGGTTTACGCACGAGGCCCCAAGGTCAAATCCGAATGGGATCCGGCCACCGTGGCACACTGCGCACGTCTGGCCGAAGAACTGGGCGCCGACGTGATCAAGGTCGTCTACACCGGTGATCCCGAATCCTTTTCCAGAGTGACCGAAGGCTGCTGCATCCCCATCGTCATTGCCGGCGGACCGCGCATGGACTCTCCGCGCGACATCATCCAGATGGCTCACGACTCCATCAGCGCGGGCGGCGCAGGGCTATCCATGGGACGCAACATCTTCCAGGCCGAAGATCCGACCCGGCTCGTTCAGGCCTTGCACGCCGTGGTGCACATGGATTACTCCGTCGAACAGGCTCTGGCGCTGCTCGAAGAACCCAAACTCTAG
- a CDS encoding indole-3-glycerol-phosphate synthase: MLEKFRRAKQAEVDELIRLRDAGHRHLPFDGPRPKFGAALTRPGTSGIIAEYKRASPSRGDINLSVPPLQACRGYAEAGACALSILTESTYFKGSLGFLSEVAPLGLPLLRKDFIIHPLQVEATMATPASAILLIVRMFDDLDELAQLHALCLTNGLEPVVEVFDERDLDRAKEIGSTIIQVNNRDLDTLTTDLGRCLDMVRRKEDGEIWIGASGISTPEQVSTLKAAGLDALLIGTALMQYENPGQGLVRLSGGQS; the protein is encoded by the coding sequence ATGCTTGAGAAATTCCGCCGCGCCAAGCAAGCTGAAGTCGATGAGCTGATCCGTCTGCGCGACGCGGGACACAGACACCTGCCCTTTGACGGCCCCCGCCCAAAATTCGGCGCGGCCCTGACCCGTCCCGGGACATCAGGGATCATCGCCGAGTACAAGCGCGCCTCCCCGTCCAGGGGCGATATCAATCTTAGTGTCCCGCCCCTGCAAGCCTGCCGGGGATACGCAGAGGCTGGCGCCTGCGCCCTCTCGATCCTGACGGAATCGACCTATTTCAAGGGAAGCCTCGGCTTCCTGTCCGAGGTCGCGCCTCTGGGGCTGCCCCTGCTGCGCAAGGATTTCATCATCCATCCCCTGCAGGTGGAAGCGACGATGGCCACTCCGGCCTCGGCCATCCTGCTCATCGTGCGCATGTTCGATGATCTCGACGAACTGGCCCAGTTGCACGCCCTGTGCCTGACAAACGGCCTGGAACCGGTGGTCGAGGTCTTCGATGAGCGGGATCTGGACCGCGCCAAGGAAATCGGGAGCACCATCATCCAGGTCAACAACCGCGACCTGGACACGCTGACCACGGACCTCGGCCGCTGCCTGGACATGGTCCGGCGCAAAGAGGATGGAGAGATCTGGATCGGCGCCAGCGGCATAAGCACCCCTGAGCAGGTGAGCACGCTCAAGGCCGCCGGCCTGGACGCGCTGCTCATCGGCACGGCGCTCATGCAGTACGAAAATCCCGGGCAGGGTCTGGTCCGGCTGAGCGGAGGCCAATCATGA
- a CDS encoding 3-dehydroquinate synthase II family protein, whose product MKKVLFSGVPFDKTEITLALESGVDAVIVEREHVASVQALSKIPVLAAEDQPYVLLASKADEEEAVRLLGQGKDVILREGWEIIPVENILAQSDRLAVEAADLDRARLAAGILERGVETVVVLPTAAEDLKIIVRELKLSQGTMELETATITAVTSAGLGHRVCVDTMSLLKSGQGMLVGNSSAFTFLINAETESNPYVAPRPFRINAGAVHAYAAMPGDRTTYLDELKTGTEVLIVGADGSTTLATVGRCKVEIRPMLLIEAECNGKKGTLFLQNAETIRMVRSDGRPVSVVDLKDGDKVLCRTDQAGRHFGMRITEEIKE is encoded by the coding sequence ATGAAAAAAGTACTCTTTTCCGGCGTTCCCTTTGACAAGACCGAGATCACCCTGGCCCTGGAATCCGGCGTGGACGCGGTCATCGTCGAACGCGAGCATGTCGCATCCGTGCAGGCCCTGAGCAAGATTCCGGTCCTTGCCGCCGAAGACCAGCCCTATGTGCTCTTGGCCTCCAAGGCCGACGAGGAAGAGGCTGTGCGTCTCCTGGGCCAGGGCAAGGACGTCATCCTTCGCGAAGGCTGGGAGATCATTCCAGTTGAAAACATACTGGCTCAGTCCGACCGTCTGGCCGTTGAAGCCGCCGACCTTGACCGCGCCAGACTGGCCGCCGGTATCCTGGAGCGAGGGGTCGAAACCGTGGTCGTTCTGCCCACGGCGGCCGAGGATCTCAAAATCATCGTGCGTGAACTCAAACTGAGCCAGGGAACCATGGAACTGGAAACTGCGACCATCACAGCCGTCACCTCCGCCGGGCTCGGCCACCGTGTCTGCGTGGACACCATGAGCCTTTTGAAATCCGGTCAGGGCATGCTGGTCGGCAATTCGAGCGCCTTCACCTTCCTCATCAACGCCGAAACCGAATCCAATCCCTACGTGGCTCCCCGCCCGTTCCGCATCAATGCCGGGGCCGTGCACGCCTATGCGGCCATGCCCGGGGACAGGACCACGTATCTCGATGAACTCAAGACCGGAACCGAAGTGCTCATAGTCGGCGCCGACGGCTCCACCACCCTGGCCACGGTCGGACGCTGCAAGGTCGAAATCCGGCCCATGCTGCTCATCGAGGCCGAGTGCAACGGGAAAAAGGGGACCCTCTTCCTGCAAAACGCCGAGACCATCCGCATGGTTCGAAGCGACGGCCGCCCGGTCAGCGTGGTCGACCTCAAGGACGGAGACAAGGTGCTGTGCCGCACGGATCAGGCGGGAAGGCATTTCGGCATGCGCATCACCGAGGAGATCAAGGAATGA